The DNA sequence CCCACCAGCGGGTTCCGATACACCCGGAGAGGGAGACTAGCGTCCCGATACTCCCGAGAACTTTCGCGAATTGCCGTCGTAAGATCATTGTCTGTCGAGTCTGTTGATAATCTACTATTGAGCTCCTCTCCGTCCTCCGTTAGTCAATCCCGACGCCGATTCCTAAGAGGAGAAACAGCCAGTAGAACACGAACAGTCCGAAATTGCGAATACTGAATCGAGGTAGCTCATCACCCACGCCCACGAACAGGACCCCGCCAGCAGTGGCCAAAAACAGAGCTGCAAGGACTCCCCACTGACCGACAAGGAAGATAGCAAGGACGACTGTTCCAAGCCCGATTACTTTCGCGGCACCAGCGTTCGTTGAACTCAGAAATCCCATTACTGCCCTAGTTCTAATAGTACTCTAATATTAATCTTGGGTCAGACAGAGCCGAGAAACGTGGTTGCAAGACGACTCGATCGCGAGTTATCAATCCGATTCCTGTTCCCGCCGAAGACAGCGCTGGGCGTGCAGCAACATTCCGCGCCACGTAAATCCGTTCGTCTCTTTCGTCTCCGAGAGTTCCTCGTACTGTTCGAGCGGGACTTCGATTAGAATGGATTTCATTTCGTCCTCGTCGGAAGCGTCCGCTTGGCCGCCATCCGGGAAAATCCTCGTCTCGTCGTCGGTATGTGATCGATATTTGGATTTCATTGTATCGAGAGTGAGTATGGGTTCGATACCAGAGCTCTGCAGAGCCATTCGTTCGCGGCCCCATTAGTCTTAGCAAAGATTTATCACCGTTGACTATTGTACTAGACTTATAGTAAACTAATACTGATACAATAGTGGACGAGGACGAACAGCGAATCCTAACCAGAGTATTCCCACACGAACCACACAAACTTCAAAATTCCATGTCATCGACAGGCGATACCCCTCCCGAAGACGAGCCGACAGACGACCAACCACCTCTACACCCACTCATCGCACGCGTGATGAACGTGTTCCAGGGCCCGACACGGGTTCCAACAGCGTACCTTGCGGCAGGAACCGCCATTGGCCTCCTGGTAGTTATCGCGAGCACACCCGCTGCAGCCCAGGAGTTCTGCGATGATCCCGCCGGACAGTTGTTGATCTCGATCGAGACGATGCTAATCAACTACGGGACGATGCTGTTGTTCCTCGCTTTCCTGATCGGCGTTGCCATGTGGGCGCTGACACCCATCTTTGCCGGGCAGAGTGCGATCGGACTGGGAATGATCCTGCTCTCGTTCGGGGCAGCAATCGCCTTCGTCGTCGGCACCCAGTTCTTTGGGATGACCTTCGAGATCGCCGGCGCCGGTGGTCAGAGCTGCTCAACCGTCCTCAACTAACCACAGACTCTCGACCCTCGTGATTCGCTACCCGGACTAATCGCCTATGGATACGCCACTGAACCCGCGTCGACTCGTCGTGATTATCCTCATCATAGGTCTTGCCATGACCTCGATAGCTGGTCCTGTCGCTGCTGCTTCAGAGACGACTGCTACGCTCGATATTGACGGAATCGTTCTTCAGACCGACGCAGGTGATCTCACCGACGACAACGAGAGTGACGGTACCACCTCAAACGAGGATGATGACGAGTCGAATGTAACAGCAGAGGATCTGGAAGAGCTCCCGATCGACGTCGACGAAGACGAGGTCAACCTCGAGGAGATCAACAACGAATCTGCGGACAACGCGACCAACACTACCAACGGAACTAACGCCGAAAACGGGGGCGGCACACCACAAATCGGCGGCGGTGGTGGAACCGGCAGTATCGGTCCGAGCCTGTCGCCCGAAGAGAACGCCAAGGATCTCGCCGAGTGGCTCCGAGGGCAACTTCGCGGGGCGACCGTCTACCTCGTCGACGAGGTGATTAACGACATGCTGGGGACGCCTACGCCCGAGAATGACGGGTGGCACGGCATCCTCGGCCAGCCTGTTGGCGAGACGTACAGCGATCTCTACGAAGAGGTCTATATGCAGATGATCCTGCCACCGGCGTTCCAGTTCATGATCATCGGGTTCATCTTCTTCACCCTGTTTGTCGTGCCGTTTTCGCCGATGACTGGCCAGCGCGTCTGGTCGGTATTGCTCGCGATGTTCGGCGCCGGAGCGTTGGTGATGCTCAGCTGGAACGTCGCGTCGTTGCTCCATCACGTCTCGGATGCCGTGACGATGTGGTTCCTCCCCCAGGGTGAGGAGATCCTCGCGAGTGGCGACCCGAACAATCCCTTCTCCGAGGAGAATATCAAGCTGAATGCTGGGCCACTAGCAGTCGGTCTCGGAGTCTACCTCGCGAGTTGGAATGTCGGGTTGATGTTGGCACTGATTCACGGGATCCGCCACGCAGTGTTATTTCTCATGCCGACGATACTACCGATCATCCTCGTCGGGATGTACTTTGGGCCCCGAACGTCGAAAGCAGCGTTCTCGGTGCTGTTCTGGCAGTATATCGGCCTACTGGTGATGAACTGGCCGACGGCACTCCTGCTCTCGATCGGCTATCACGTCGGCTTTGACTTCGGCATGGGCGCTGCAGGATCGCTCGCGAATATGGCGGTGACGATCGGCGTGATCATCCTCGCGGTCGTCCTGCCGCTGACGATCCAGACGTCGTTCCTTGGGGGATCGTTGGTCGCGATCATCACGAAAGGGTCAGTGCTGTCAACGGGCATGAACACGGCCCGACGAGTCCTACCGTCGCGCGGGGATACCTCTCGATTGAAACGGGGTGGAGGCTACATCAATCCCGTCTCCCGGTTCACTCGCGATCGATCCACCAACAGCAATCGTCAGCGCCGACAGGACGTTGCAGCGACTGACGGCGGTTCGTCGACCCAATCACGACTGACGAACTACTCCCAGTCTCACTCCCGATCAACCCCCTCTCGACAATCGGGTCCTTCTCGTAGTCAGCAAGACGCCGGCAGTATCGACGCCCGACGGCGGGAACGCTACCGTCGCCTTCGCCGAAATAGGTCTGATTGACAATGAGCACAGGAACTGACCAGCAGCGAGCAGCGGACAGACGCAAAGTTCTCCCAAACCGATTGACCGGCCAGCGAATCGCCGGCGTCTCGAAAGTCGCGATTTACGCTGGCGGTGGCACAGCCGCGATGACGTGGTTCGCCGCGGATATGTATGTTCCACCGGGCTACCGAAGTCCGGTCTACGGGCTTGCACTCTGCATGTTCGTTGGCTCAATCATCGCCTCGTTTCACACGCCGAATCACCTCTCGGTTCACGAACACCTGCGGCGACGCATTACCCATCATACTCGACAACATACCATGCTCAGTGCACGCAACGGCAGCAAGAAAGCACAGCCCACCAACGACACGCTTCCCGGTCGGATCGTTCGACTCCCAATCATCCGAAATGTCCGTGGAATCGGTGTCGACGAGGCAGAACGCTCGCAGGACGCCGTGCAGGTCTCCCGCCCGTTCCACAATTCGTCGGCCATCGAAACGGCTGATGGCGGTGTGATCGGCGCGATCAAGGTTCGCCCGGCGGCGATGGCGGTCGCCGACGAAGGCCACTGGACACGCCGTGTGGAGCGCCTCGCGAACGTCATCGACTCATCAGTCACCGCGAGGACGCAGTTCACCTCGAAGATGCGAGCCGTCGATTACGGCGACCGGATGGGTACGTACGACAATCGCGAGCAAGAGCTCCTTGACAAGCTTGCCGCGAAACACGGCGATATTGATACAGCCTACCGGAAGGCTCGCAATAGTGAGATCAATCGAGAGGATCTCGGTCTCTTAATTGGGGCTGACCTCGCTGATGAGCGCCAGAGCGTGATTGATCTATACGACGTCACCACGCTCAAGCGCAACTACTACGTCACGATCAAGATCGAACCAGCGGACGTCGTCACGGAGGACAATGTTGAGGCGGGCGGCGGGATGGCGAACGTCCCGCTATTGGGCCGCCTCTGGAAGTACAAGGAACTCCGTGATCTCCGCCAGGAGGGCGACCACACGCAAGTAATGGTCGAACGGCTTGAGAACAAACTCGAGACGCTTGAGTCGGACCTCCGGACGATTGAGGACATCAGTACGCGAATCCTCTCCTCAACCGAGCTTTCGCAGGTCTTCGCCGATCACTATCAGGCGGCTAACGCGTACGTGAACGACAACTTTGGCGACGTCGTCCGGCTCTCACCGAAGCCGACCTCCAGTGAGGGAACGGCGATGTACGGTGTCGACCACGATCATCTACGCGACCTTCCCAATGGCCCGATCGGCGAGTCCAACGGCGCTGTCGAACCTCAAACGCCCGGCGAGACATCCCAAATGGTCGATCAGGGGGACGACGGCAATCGCCATATAGTCCCCACTCGCAGTGACCAATCCAACGAGCCCAATGACGAGGGCATCGTCAATACGGCGAAGAGCACTGCGAGCTCCTTTGCTGATCGAGTCGCGAAGATCAACGATAACCCCGTTGCCGACGTCATTCTCACGAAAGAGCAGCTGGTCGACCACTATCAGACGGTTGTCGGCCCCAAAGACGGCATTTACCGCGGCAACGAGAATTGGATTACGATCGACAACGCCGTCTACAGCAAGACACTCTCGATCCGCGAATGGCCCGCCGTCCCCAAGATGGGCATCCTCGAGCCGATTCTTCGAGAACATGAACCCGGCGTCGCGGTCAACGTCGCGACCCACATCAATCCGATTGACCAGCAGCGTGCCGAAATCGAACTCTCAGACACGGAAGACCAACTGAAGGACAAAAAGGAGAAGGCCGAGGACTCCCGGCTGCCGATGTTCCTGCAGACCTACCGGAAACAGCACGACGAGGCCCAGGAGATGGTCGAGGCGAACCAGGATTCGGAATACGACCTCTTCGAAACGAACACGCATATCGAACTCCGAAGCGACGACCCCGAAGCCCTCGGTCGGACCATCGATCACATCAACTCGATGATGAACGACGAGGGCGCCGAAGCCCGTCAAGAAACAGCCCACCACTTCGAGGGGTGGCAGTCAGTCGCGCCCGTGTGTGATGATAAGCTCGAGGAGCCGATCATGATGTTCGCCGACGGTGTGGCCCGTGAGTTCCCCTGGACGTCGCGAAATCTCCATGAACCGAACGGCGTCGAGTTCGGGATCAATATGCACACGAACGAGCCGCTGTACTTGGACCTCTGGAACCGCAAGACTGGCTTCGACTTTGGGATCTTCACGAAGAAAGGCGGCGGCAAGACGACGACTGCCACGGAGATCCTCGGCCGGCTAAACATGGTCTATCGCGATGATCTCATGACGATCATTATCGACCCACTGCAGGAGTATGCGAACCTCGCGACTGTCCACGACGGCGAGCGTCTTGTCGTCGGTGGGGATACGGGCATCAACCCGTTCCATATCGAGGCGACACCTGAAGAGAAGCTCGCGACCATCGGCAAGGGCGCACCGTACAAGCACTGGCTGGAGGGCTGTATGGACTTTGTCGAGATGTACTACGCCGACGAGGGTCTGGACTTCGCCGAGAAGAAGGGGATCTGGCGTATGGCGATTCGAGAAGCCGCCGAGCGCTATGGGATCGAAGACGATCCGCAGACCCACTCAGCAGACTATCGTCGGGAACAGGGCTATTCGGGTGACTGCCCGACGCCAATGGACGCGATCGAGATCATCGACGAGATGACCGACGAGCCTGAGGAGTGGGTTCGCTCGAAGCCCGGGCAGGATCCCTCCGAACGAAAAGTTGAGGAACGAGAGGTCACGGCCGTCGACATCATCAACAACGATATCCAACCGTTCCTCCCCGGCGGCGAGTACGAGCACTTCACGAAACAGACTGATATCGAGCTTGAGGATTCGACGTTCTTCTACGTCGATATGCAGCAACAAGAGGCCAGTACATCGATTGGTCTGACGATGCAGGTCGTCTACGACCTCTTCTACGAGATGGTCAAAACAATCGACATTCCGTCGGTGATCTTCATGGACGAGTTCCACTATATGCTGCGGGACTCGCTGGCCCAGAAATCGCTCAATCAGAAGTTCCGTCATGGTCGCCACTGGGACCTCTCACTCGGCGTCGCCACGCAGTCGTTCAAGGATTTCTTTGGCGAGGACGCTGACGGTAACACCCACCTCACGGACAACGCCCAAGTCCTGTTCGAGAACATGCCCACACAAATCTTCCACCAGGAGGATATGAGCGACGAGTGGGCCGAGGAGATCGGGCTCACATCAGACGAAGCCAGATTCATTCGAAATGCGGAGCCGGGTAATCGTGAATTGGGTTACTCAACGGCCCTACTCCGGGTTTCGGACAAAGGTACCTACCCGTTGAAAGTCAAGATGGACTTCGAGGAGAATCCCCGCGAAGCTGTCGTGACGGAGTTCGATCCCTCGGAACATGGCGAGGATTTCTACTCGTATCTCCTCGAGCACGACGACATCTGTGAATGGCGCTTCGCCCCGACGACAGACGGCAAGGTCGCCACCAACACGGAGATCACAGCAACGGGCACGAACACGTCTGGAGACGCTGTCGAGCAGAACCAGAGGCCACAGCGTACCGACGTTAGTGCTACGGGGGACGACTGAATGGGTCGAATCGCCTCGGCACTGATCCGCGACGATGTCCGTCGGTCGGTCGCCCGGAAAGTCCCGGCCCTTCGCGACGGCGGCTCGGATGCCTACGACACGCTGCAGCTGACCAATGACGTAATCAACGAACTCGAAGAGGCCCGTGCCGAACGTCGCGCAGTCCACGTCCTTCCACACAAAGAGGGTGGTGGGATTCCGAAGGCGGTCGACCTGCTAACGTCGGTTCACCCGATGCGGACTGGGACCAGTACTGACTCGCGCCCAGCCCACGCTTTCGAGATCCGCAACATCAACGAGCAGATCGGCTTCCAATGGGTGATGGGCGGCGAGAAATACCAGAACCGGCTGGCCCGGCAGCTCGAAACGTTCTACCCCGACAGCCACATCGAAGTCGACGAACTACCCGAGCCCGAGCTTCTCCCATTCCGCGAGGACTGGCATCTGGCCGCCGCTCGCCTCGAGCTAAAACTCCAAGGCAAGAAGGAACGCTACTATCCGATCAAGCACATCGACGTCGAGGGCTTCGAGAACGATCCCTACGGCTCGATCACCAGCGAAATGGTCGGCGAGCGTGAAGCCGAGACAGTCACGAACGTCGCGACACAGGTGGTCTTCCGCCCAGCACCCAGCGACTGGTACAAGGGTGGTGTCCTAGAGCCCTCGATTCACGACGTCGCCGACGACTTAGAGGAGAACGTCCAGCCGGCCGATACGAAGGACATCGTTCGGGGAATGTTCACAAAAGAGGGGGTGGATCTTTCAGAGGTTCGCACCCAAAAGCGCGGGACAAACAAGAAGACCACAGCGGCTGCTGACGCCGTCCGCCGCCAAGCCGGACAGAAGGGCTATGAGGTCGACATTCGGATCGTCGCGGTCGGTCAGGACCCAGAGACGGCGATCAGCCGCGTCGACGAGACGGCCGATATGTTTGAGGGGTACTACGATTCGGACACCCAGCAGGGGTTCGATTGTGTCCCGATGAGCGGCGAGGATCTCTTGAAGCTCGTCCAACTCGCGATGCGCCGCGAATACGTCGATCATGGCATGACGATGGGGGTTCGAACCGCGGCAGGCGTGGTTCACGTCCCGAACGAGTCGATCAATACCCAGAACGTCAGTTGGACTCGCACATCGAATGCTGGGGACGTCCCAGCGGACTCCCCGCGCTTTAGCGAGTGGCTGAGCCCAGCACTTGGCTGGGATACACCGGATCGATCGGTGAAACGGGATCCCGATAAGTGGATCTACGCCATCAATCAGTCCCAACCAACAGAAGCAGCGATTGCAGCAGTAACTGAGCAGGACCAAGAAACGCAGGCGACCGGTGAACAGCCCGACCAGACGCAATCAGACAGTACGGAGGCAGTATACTAATGACACACTCTAATGCATCCACCGACGACGAATCGGACGCAGAAATCGACTCCCCTCGTTTCGACGACTGGGTACAACCCGCGACCAACTGGGAGGCGTCGGATCGATCAGCGACAACAGATCCAGAAGAGTGGGTGTATGCGATCGATCAACTCCCACCGGATATCGAAGAACCCACGGCAGGCACAGTACGCGAACAGCACCAGCAGTCAGCCGAGCAACCGAATGGAAATGACCACTCGGATTCGACGGAGGGAGACAACTAATGGGACTATTCAATTCATTCACCAGCGACGACGAAAACGAGACTGAAGCGGACGACAACAACGAGACGACCCAAGTAGCGAGTGATGGAGAGTACGACCCGACTCGACCAAAACGGATCAACGGCAAAGAGTGGTGGATCGAACGCATCGACGAGGTCTCCAACGAGGTCGAAACCTACGCCGGCGAATGGCCCCGAGCGATGATCGAAAACGCCGCTAAAAAGCCCTACCAGCCAGTTTGGGTGGGCTGTTCCGAACGGACGGGCCGAGAGTTCGGTGTCGAATTCTCTCGGGCGTTCCGCCATATTGCCTACCTCGGTAGTACAGGAACCGGCAAGACAACGGCGATCTACAACTCTGTAACCCAACTCATGATGGGCGGTCATGGCGTCGCGATCGTTGATCCAAAGGGTGACGACATCTACGACCTCTTGCGTCGAGTTCCGAAACGGCGTTGGGACGACGTCGTCTACGTCGACCTCGGCGCTGACTACTATTCGCTCGAAGATGAAGAGACGGGCGAGGACGTCCCATATCAGATCGGGTTCAATATTCTGGACACGTACCACGATCCCGGTGAGCCTGGCTTCGACGAGGAAATCGAGTGGATCGTCGCCGACCTGATCGAACTGCTCGCTGCCGGCGAGTACTGGGGGCCACGCATGGACCGGATCGCGAAAAACATGATCCGCGGAATGGCCCGCCACGAGGAAGAGTTCACCATCATCGAGATCTACTATGCCTTGCTTGAAGAGGAAAACCGCCAGCAGTACGCGGATCTGATCGGCGATTCGATTGACGACGATGACATCATGTTCCTCGAGGGATTCACCCGACGAATCGCCGAGGAATTGAGCGACGACGAACTGGACCCGTTGCTCGGGCGGCTGAAAGACTGGGTCGAGAACCCGATCACCCGGAAAATCATCGCGATGCGCGGCGCCGAGGTCACGCTAGGCCAGATCGTCAACGAGCAGAAGATCCTGATTGTCAACAACGACCTCCCAAAGGAAGCGAAGATCATGACTGCTAATGCGGTTGTGAGCGGCATCTGGACCGCCGTCACCTCTCGGAAAGACCCGTCCGAACAGCAGATGATGGAACTCGCTGGAATGGACAATGTCGGTAGTGAGTATGCGCCCTTTTTCCTCGCGATCGACGAGTGTCACTCGGTCCTCACCGATGGTGACGAGATCGAGACGATGCTCATGGAAGCCCGCTCAAAGAAACTCGGGTTGATGCTTTCGACGCAGGTCCTCAGGTCACTCCCGGACGACGCGGCGGATGCAATTATCTCCAATTGCAACACGATTCTCTCGCTCACACCAAATCATCCCGAAGAGGCGCGTGAGATCGCAAACCGATTCGGTGGAATGGATACTGAGGATTTGCAGCGAACACCCGATTACCATGCACAGACGCAACTCAACAGTGAGGATGATCCGTTCCTAGCGAAGCTCATCCCACCGTATCCACCATGCCATACCATCGAAGAAGCATACGAGCTAATCGTCACTTCGCTTGAGAACTACGGCTCGCCAGTCCAAAGTGGCGAGGAGATTCTCGACGAAATGCACTTCGATGCCGGTGGGGCGATTTCGTCCAAGACGACTGAAGCAGGTGCCAGTAACGACGGCGAGGAACAGATCGATGTGACGAGCGACCCCGCCGAGCAAGCGCTCTATGAAGCGGCTTACACAGTCCAGATTAAGCGAGATGCGATCGGTGAATACGTCGAGAGCGAGGCAGTGAAAGACGAGTGGCGACGCCGAGCCGGTGAGCTCGGCTTCTCATCGGAAGTGTCGAACGTAATTGAGCAAGCACCTGATGAGTATCTCCAACGCCAACGTCGGGATGGTGATTCGGTGATGAAGGTGACACCAGAGGGCCTCGAATATGCAGGACTAGCCCAAGACACCGGCAGCAGTGCAAGCGGTGGCGGCGACGAACACCGGTGGGTACTCACGGAAGCGTATCGCGCGTTCACGAAGCTCGGGATGTTCGTCGAACTCCCGACCCAAGAGGGCGAGGAGGATCCAGATGGAATCGCCGATCTCCCGATCGATCCGATGAATGCTCAGAATCCACGGGAAATGCACCAGCGAGAGGAACGGCTGCAAGACGAGTATCCTCACCTCTACGAGCTTACCGACGGGTTGAACATCAGTATTGAGGCCGAAACCTCGACGTTAGAGAAGCCGATGCAGACGCTAACGAATCTGCGGAAAGCGATCGACGAGCACAAATTGTGCGTCTTCGCGTGTAAGGACGGGACAGCTAACCACGACCGGTTTGACTACTGGCCGCGGCGGGGTGAGGGAATCATCTACGACACCACGGGCCGAGGAGCGAATCGGACGATCAACTACGACCGGATGACGTTCGCTGCTGACGTTGACGAGGAAGACAATCGGACGTTCTATAACAAAGTCGAAACGCTCGCTGTCGCGCCGGACATGTACGCACTGCGTCCACGAAGTGAGGCTAATCTCGTCTGGCGTGAAGAGGACGAAGAGATCGTGATGAGCGATGAAGATGGAACTGAGCACGCTCGTTTCGAGAGTCGTGAGGCGGCGGCTGATCCATCGAAATCGAACGTCCCTGCTTACTCCGAGTACGATGCCTCTGAGCGTGAGTACACGGTTCGAACCAGTGGTGAGAAGCTGGTCTATGGCTCGCGCGAGGAGTTAGAAGACGACTGGATGGTGGTTCGAGCACCCTTCATTCCCGAAAACGAGTTCGACCGGATGCCAACATCGGAGGACTTCCTGTTTGTGGTGTTCCCCGACAACGACACCGAGGAGTACACCGAGCCGATGATCTGTAAACAGGACAAGACCCGGCCACTGCTGCCAATGGACACCTCTTGGGACACAACGGAACGGCTAGGCGCAGATAAAGAAGAGAGAACTGAAGCAACACCAGCAGAAGTGCATGAGAAGGTCAAGAGTGTTGAGGCTGAGAACGTCGATACGAACGGTACTCCTAGAGGGGAAAGCGAGGAGCAGAACAATCACAGCGGCGAAGATGAGGCTACTGAAGAGTCTGCTACCGGGTTCACCTTTGAGAACATGACATAGCTCACCTGGTTGCCTTCACCCCTCCTACCGATGTCTGTCTAAGTACTGAGCGAGGTCAGCATCGTGTTCTTCAATGAGGTAATCACGAATCCCAAGCATCCCGACACGCAATTCTTGAAATTCTTTCTCTCGGTCCGACGCTTCCTCTTCATTGGCGGTATCCGTTACCTGTGTCTCGAATGAGTTGATGCGTGCTTCTAGTTGTTCCACCTTATCGGAGAGATCTAGTGACTCGTCACGGGCCTCGTCGAGTTGAACAGCAGCTTCTCTCCCGGCGTCAGTGAGGGTCGCAACTTTAGGTTGAATCCGGCTGTTCTCTGGATCAGGTTGGTGGAGCTCGACAAGGCCAGCAGGCTCCAATTTATCATTAAGTCGATATAGTACCACGTTGTTGTCTTCAATCCCTGTCTGGCCCCGAATCTCAGCGGTGTTAGCGTCTCCACCGTGCTGGTGGATTGCTCGGAGAACTTCTTGTGCTTTCCAGTCAAATTGCGAGAGATCGACGTCCATACTTCATGTACTAAATCAGGACATATAGTAGTTGGTATCAAAATAAGGACTCAGAAATACTGAATCAAATTCTAGGAATCTATATTAAGAGCCCCATTCAGAGTGATTCTGAATACAAAAATCGGCGCGTTAGCTAAGAGTAGGAAAAGGTACCCAGTAGGTCGAGAAGGAGGATACCCCCAGGTGCTGGTGCACAAGCGAGCTAACAAACCCTCAGGAAAAATAAGTGAATCACCAAATAGAGACCACTGGGAGTCCATCTCGAGACAGCAAAGCCGGGAGTCAGACTGAGCTCAGATAAAGGGGAGTCCCCAAAGCGAGAGCACCAGTACAAGAGCAGACCTCACAGTACAGAACTAGACAACGAAAGAAGAAACCTACTCGATCCGAGAAAAGAAGAGCGACTCTAAGAAGGCGATAGGACAGGGCCAATCCAGCACCAATGAAACGAGTAGTGATACAGCAGCAATGAGGAGTCGATCAGCACGAGACCAAGGTATCTTCACCTCAA is a window from the Halalkalicoccus subterraneus genome containing:
- a CDS encoding type IV secretory system conjugative DNA transfer family protein, whose protein sequence is MGLFNSFTSDDENETEADDNNETTQVASDGEYDPTRPKRINGKEWWIERIDEVSNEVETYAGEWPRAMIENAAKKPYQPVWVGCSERTGREFGVEFSRAFRHIAYLGSTGTGKTTAIYNSVTQLMMGGHGVAIVDPKGDDIYDLLRRVPKRRWDDVVYVDLGADYYSLEDEETGEDVPYQIGFNILDTYHDPGEPGFDEEIEWIVADLIELLAAGEYWGPRMDRIAKNMIRGMARHEEEFTIIEIYYALLEEENRQQYADLIGDSIDDDDIMFLEGFTRRIAEELSDDELDPLLGRLKDWVENPITRKIIAMRGAEVTLGQIVNEQKILIVNNDLPKEAKIMTANAVVSGIWTAVTSRKDPSEQQMMELAGMDNVGSEYAPFFLAIDECHSVLTDGDEIETMLMEARSKKLGLMLSTQVLRSLPDDAADAIISNCNTILSLTPNHPEEAREIANRFGGMDTEDLQRTPDYHAQTQLNSEDDPFLAKLIPPYPPCHTIEEAYELIVTSLENYGSPVQSGEEILDEMHFDAGGAISSKTTEAGASNDGEEQIDVTSDPAEQALYEAAYTVQIKRDAIGEYVESEAVKDEWRRRAGELGFSSEVSNVIEQAPDEYLQRQRRDGDSVMKVTPEGLEYAGLAQDTGSSASGGGDEHRWVLTEAYRAFTKLGMFVELPTQEGEEDPDGIADLPIDPMNAQNPREMHQREERLQDEYPHLYELTDGLNISIEAETSTLEKPMQTLTNLRKAIDEHKLCVFACKDGTANHDRFDYWPRRGEGIIYDTTGRGANRTINYDRMTFAADVDEEDNRTFYNKVETLAVAPDMYALRPRSEANLVWREEDEEIVMSDEDGTEHARFESREAAADPSKSNVPAYSEYDASEREYTVRTSGEKLVYGSREELEDDWMVVRAPFIPENEFDRMPTSEDFLFVVFPDNDTEEYTEPMICKQDKTRPLLPMDTSWDTTERLGADKEERTEATPAEVHEKVKSVEAENVDTNGTPRGESEEQNNHSGEDEATEESATGFTFENMT
- a CDS encoding VirB4 family type IV secretion system protein, translating into MSTGTDQQRAADRRKVLPNRLTGQRIAGVSKVAIYAGGGTAAMTWFAADMYVPPGYRSPVYGLALCMFVGSIIASFHTPNHLSVHEHLRRRITHHTRQHTMLSARNGSKKAQPTNDTLPGRIVRLPIIRNVRGIGVDEAERSQDAVQVSRPFHNSSAIETADGGVIGAIKVRPAAMAVADEGHWTRRVERLANVIDSSVTARTQFTSKMRAVDYGDRMGTYDNREQELLDKLAAKHGDIDTAYRKARNSEINREDLGLLIGADLADERQSVIDLYDVTTLKRNYYVTIKIEPADVVTEDNVEAGGGMANVPLLGRLWKYKELRDLRQEGDHTQVMVERLENKLETLESDLRTIEDISTRILSSTELSQVFADHYQAANAYVNDNFGDVVRLSPKPTSSEGTAMYGVDHDHLRDLPNGPIGESNGAVEPQTPGETSQMVDQGDDGNRHIVPTRSDQSNEPNDEGIVNTAKSTASSFADRVAKINDNPVADVILTKEQLVDHYQTVVGPKDGIYRGNENWITIDNAVYSKTLSIREWPAVPKMGILEPILREHEPGVAVNVATHINPIDQQRAEIELSDTEDQLKDKKEKAEDSRLPMFLQTYRKQHDEAQEMVEANQDSEYDLFETNTHIELRSDDPEALGRTIDHINSMMNDEGAEARQETAHHFEGWQSVAPVCDDKLEEPIMMFADGVAREFPWTSRNLHEPNGVEFGINMHTNEPLYLDLWNRKTGFDFGIFTKKGGGKTTTATEILGRLNMVYRDDLMTIIIDPLQEYANLATVHDGERLVVGGDTGINPFHIEATPEEKLATIGKGAPYKHWLEGCMDFVEMYYADEGLDFAEKKGIWRMAIREAAERYGIEDDPQTHSADYRREQGYSGDCPTPMDAIEIIDEMTDEPEEWVRSKPGQDPSERKVEEREVTAVDIINNDIQPFLPGGEYEHFTKQTDIELEDSTFFYVDMQQQEASTSIGLTMQVVYDLFYEMVKTIDIPSVIFMDEFHYMLRDSLAQKSLNQKFRHGRHWDLSLGVATQSFKDFFGEDADGNTHLTDNAQVLFENMPTQIFHQEDMSDEWAEEIGLTSDEARFIRNAEPGNRELGYSTALLRVSDKGTYPLKVKMDFEENPREAVVTEFDPSEHGEDFYSYLLEHDDICEWRFAPTTDGKVATNTEITATGTNTSGDAVEQNQRPQRTDVSATGDD
- a CDS encoding helix-turn-helix domain-containing protein; the protein is MDVDLSQFDWKAQEVLRAIHQHGGDANTAEIRGQTGIEDNNVVLYRLNDKLEPAGLVELHQPDPENSRIQPKVATLTDAGREAAVQLDEARDESLDLSDKVEQLEARINSFETQVTDTANEEEASDREKEFQELRVGMLGIRDYLIEEHDADLAQYLDRHR